Proteins encoded in a region of the Schaalia hyovaginalis genome:
- a CDS encoding sensor histidine kinase: MRSLTQLAEEASRNALSEKDIEWLHLLLADWQVLADLAAADLVLWLSTDDDRFIAAAHCRPATSTTVHVDDIIGLQLPVAREVELRRAIATGQVVKSPSAHWAGTYSMMESCVPVLHDGRIIAVVTRESNLSSPRLSLGFEGWTVAAADILCQMIARGEYPYETTPTVTAHGVPRVLDGVLMIDPEGAVLQTTPNAMSCLRRLGIRTSVRGRVLAQEITNVIGDETMIEESMPVVVMGRASWRAEITAHSSTITMRALPLIEGRKRLGAIILTRDVSEVRRREQELMTKDATIREIHHRVKNNLQTVSALLRLQARRSDQQGVKDALAEAERRVQAIATVHAALSQNVDEAVDFDEVARSILRMAGAVAQTEHAVDVVTRGSFGTIPADQAQALATVLNELVANSVEHGLAGRDGRIVVGANRDGESMVITVADDGVGIEPGTPMSGLGTQIVHQMVRGELNGSIDWSPRDEGGTVVTLKMRVEAV, encoded by the coding sequence ATGAGAAGCCTGACGCAATTGGCGGAGGAGGCGTCGAGGAACGCCCTGTCCGAGAAGGACATCGAGTGGCTGCACCTTCTGCTGGCTGATTGGCAGGTGCTCGCCGATCTGGCGGCGGCCGATCTGGTCCTGTGGCTCTCCACCGACGACGATCGCTTCATCGCTGCGGCGCACTGCCGGCCCGCGACCTCCACGACGGTCCACGTCGACGACATCATCGGCTTGCAGCTGCCCGTCGCGCGCGAGGTCGAGTTGCGTCGCGCGATCGCCACGGGGCAGGTCGTCAAGTCGCCCTCGGCCCACTGGGCGGGCACCTACTCGATGATGGAGTCCTGCGTTCCCGTCCTGCACGACGGGCGCATCATCGCCGTCGTCACCCGTGAATCGAACCTGTCCTCGCCGCGCCTGTCCCTCGGATTCGAGGGCTGGACGGTCGCCGCGGCCGACATCCTCTGCCAGATGATCGCCCGCGGGGAGTACCCCTACGAGACGACGCCGACGGTCACCGCGCACGGCGTGCCCCGCGTCCTCGACGGCGTCCTCATGATCGATCCTGAAGGCGCCGTCCTCCAGACGACGCCGAACGCGATGTCGTGCCTGCGGCGCCTCGGCATTCGCACCTCGGTGCGCGGCAGGGTGCTCGCCCAGGAGATCACCAACGTCATCGGCGACGAGACGATGATCGAGGAATCCATGCCCGTCGTCGTCATGGGGCGCGCCTCGTGGCGGGCCGAGATCACCGCTCACTCGTCGACGATCACGATGCGGGCCCTGCCTCTCATCGAGGGGCGCAAGCGACTGGGCGCGATCATCCTCACGCGCGACGTGTCGGAGGTGCGCCGCCGTGAGCAGGAGCTCATGACGAAGGACGCGACGATCCGCGAGATCCACCACCGCGTGAAGAACAACCTCCAGACGGTCTCGGCGCTGCTGCGCCTGCAGGCGCGGCGTTCGGACCAGCAGGGCGTCAAGGACGCCCTGGCCGAGGCGGAGCGGCGTGTTCAGGCCATCGCGACCGTTCATGCGGCGCTGTCGCAGAACGTGGATGAGGCCGTCGACTTCGATGAGGTCGCGCGTTCGATCCTGAGGATGGCGGGCGCGGTCGCCCAGACCGAGCACGCCGTCGATGTCGTGACGAGGGGGTCTTTCGGCACGATCCCGGCCGATCAGGCCCAGGCCCTGGCGACGGTGCTCAACGAACTGGTCGCGAACTCGGTCGAGCACGGCCTCGCGGGGCGCGACGGCCGCATCGTCGTGGGCGCGAACAGGGACGGCGAGTCCATGGTGATCACCGTCGCCGACGACGGCGTGGGAATCGAACCGGGCACGCCGATGTCGGGCCTGGGCACGCAGATCGTCCATCAGATGGTGCGCGGGGAGCTCAACGGCTCGATCGATTGGTCGCCCCGGGACGAGGGCGGGACCGTCGTCACGCTGAAGATGAGGGTCGAGGCCGTTTAG
- a CDS encoding DUF2505 domain-containing protein gives MKFSESLRYPMPPEDVERMSLDPEFVRSRFAAAGLDPEILVEGRSVHASAKLDPAALPPAARAFVPADARVRFREEWSDEGGARRARSVLEVTGAPVRLEALSVIEAQDALSSRSLEGELSVRIPFFGGRVEKEALSRVSLVLDAEGDLARAWLAARGA, from the coding sequence ATGAAGTTCTCCGAGTCCTTGAGATATCCGATGCCGCCGGAGGATGTCGAGCGGATGAGCCTTGATCCCGAGTTCGTCCGTTCGCGCTTCGCCGCGGCGGGCCTCGACCCGGAGATCCTCGTCGAGGGGCGCTCGGTTCACGCGAGCGCGAAGCTCGATCCGGCGGCCCTTCCCCCGGCGGCGCGGGCCTTCGTTCCGGCCGATGCGCGCGTCCGTTTCCGGGAGGAGTGGAGCGACGAGGGCGGGGCGCGCAGGGCGCGCAGCGTGCTCGAGGTGACGGGCGCGCCGGTGAGGCTCGAGGCGCTCTCGGTCATCGAGGCTCAAGACGCCCTCAGTTCGCGCAGCCTCGAGGGGGAGCTGTCGGTGAGGATCCCCTTCTTCGGCGGGCGCGTGGAGAAGGAGGCCCTGTCGAGGGTGTCGCTCGTGCTCGACGCCGAGGGCGATCTGGCCCGGGCGTGGCTGGCCGCCCGTGGCGCCTGA
- a CDS encoding OsmC family protein, which translates to MTDTNPVNAPAPAPNPALFLERQGVRQYVARNPRGAEVLVGDGPGRFSPGELLKIALAGCNAMSSDKRLADRLGEDFAQLIGVAGEYVEGEDRYASFDVELIQDLSPVDAQERAAMIRRAEGAIDRNCTIGHTLVAGATYRKMFTDEPVEEA; encoded by the coding sequence ATGACTGACACGAATCCTGTGAACGCACCCGCTCCGGCGCCGAATCCCGCCCTCTTCCTCGAGCGCCAGGGGGTTCGCCAGTACGTGGCGAGGAATCCCCGCGGCGCCGAGGTCCTCGTCGGCGACGGGCCGGGCCGTTTCTCCCCGGGCGAACTGCTCAAGATCGCCCTGGCGGGCTGCAACGCGATGTCGAGCGACAAGCGCCTGGCCGATCGTCTGGGCGAGGATTTCGCCCAGCTCATCGGCGTCGCGGGCGAGTACGTCGAAGGAGAGGACCGCTACGCCTCCTTCGACGTGGAGCTGATCCAGGACCTGTCCCCCGTGGACGCGCAGGAGCGCGCTGCGATGATCCGTCGTGCCGAGGGCGCGATCGACCGCAATTGCACGATCGGGCACACGCTCGTCGCTGGCGCGACCTATCGGAAGATGTTCACGGATGAGCCCGTCGAGGAAGCCTGA
- a CDS encoding VPDSG-CTERM exosortase interaction domain protein: MSPSRKPEASLLRIPARAWAAALEVERASTRASAERLRAAFPDATPARLVEIANARFIRRASGESATVGAVAAWPGMGTALSAGASGVQFLAFIAEAAHHCLTVAHLYGLDLKDPAKRTGLVLAALTGSLGAQEISMRTGVQALAWFSSSFVDVRTISAQKVNEILLKRFKRTAQSKFAASTIGRLAPFGIGAFIGWKAGSSLARSTVDGLMLALGPAPASFAPERVVDVLPLGDPEDSRIFEAYALDAAAADEPDSSGRG; this comes from the coding sequence ATGAGCCCGTCGAGGAAGCCTGAGGCCTCGCTCCTGCGGATCCCGGCGCGCGCCTGGGCCGCGGCCCTCGAGGTCGAGCGCGCTTCGACCAGGGCGTCCGCCGAGCGGCTCCGCGCGGCTTTCCCCGATGCGACTCCGGCGCGCCTGGTCGAGATCGCGAATGCGCGTTTCATCCGACGGGCGTCCGGCGAGTCGGCGACGGTCGGCGCGGTCGCCGCTTGGCCGGGCATGGGCACTGCCCTGAGCGCGGGCGCTTCGGGGGTCCAGTTCCTCGCCTTCATCGCCGAGGCCGCCCACCACTGCCTGACGGTCGCGCATCTGTACGGCCTGGATCTGAAGGATCCCGCGAAGCGGACCGGCCTGGTCCTGGCGGCCCTCACCGGGTCCTTAGGGGCGCAGGAGATCTCCATGAGGACGGGGGTGCAGGCCCTGGCGTGGTTCTCCTCTTCCTTCGTGGACGTGAGGACGATCTCCGCCCAGAAGGTCAATGAGATTCTTCTCAAGCGCTTCAAGCGGACGGCCCAGTCGAAGTTCGCCGCATCGACGATCGGGCGCCTGGCCCCCTTCGGGATCGGCGCGTTCATCGGCTGGAAGGCGGGGTCCTCCCTCGCCCGCTCGACGGTCGACGGGCTCATGCTCGCCCTCGGCCCCGCACCCGCGTCCTTCGCGCCCGAGCGCGTCGTCGACGTCCTGCCTCTGGGCGATCCCGAGGACTCCCGGATCTTCGAGGCCTACGCCCTCGACGCCGCGGCGGCCGACGAGCCGGATTCTTCCGGACGGGGATAA
- a CDS encoding thymidylate synthase: MTEVDRQYEDLLARIMSEGVFKGDRTGTGTRSLFGAQLRYDLSRGFPLITTKRVHLKSVIGELLWFLRGDSNVRWLQDNGIRIWNEWADEDGELGPVYGVQWRRWPTASGEEIDQIAKVVETLKSDPDSRRMVVSAWNVGALPDMTLEPCHAFFQLYVANGRLSLQLYQRSADMFLGVPFNIASYSLLTHMFAQQAGLEVGDFIWTGGDCHIYSNHVDQVTEQLSREPYPFPRLDLRRAGSIFDYGFDDVVMDGYRHHPTIKAPVAV; encoded by the coding sequence GTGACCGAAGTGGACCGGCAGTACGAGGATCTGCTCGCGCGGATCATGTCCGAAGGCGTATTCAAGGGCGACCGCACCGGCACGGGCACGCGCTCGCTCTTCGGCGCGCAGCTGCGCTACGACCTGTCGAGGGGATTCCCCCTCATCACGACGAAGCGCGTCCACCTCAAGTCCGTCATCGGCGAGCTCCTGTGGTTCCTGCGCGGCGACTCCAACGTCCGTTGGCTCCAGGACAACGGCATCCGCATCTGGAACGAGTGGGCGGACGAGGACGGGGAGCTCGGACCGGTGTACGGGGTGCAGTGGCGCCGCTGGCCGACCGCCTCGGGCGAGGAGATCGATCAGATCGCGAAGGTCGTCGAGACCTTGAAGTCGGACCCGGATTCGCGGCGAATGGTGGTCTCGGCCTGGAACGTCGGGGCCTTGCCGGACATGACTTTGGAGCCCTGCCACGCCTTCTTCCAGCTCTACGTCGCCAACGGCCGCCTCTCCCTCCAGCTCTACCAGCGCAGCGCCGACATGTTCCTCGGCGTTCCTTTCAACATCGCCTCGTATTCGCTGCTCACGCACATGTTCGCTCAGCAGGCGGGCCTCGAGGTCGGGGATTTCATCTGGACGGGCGGCGATTGCCACATCTACTCCAACCACGTCGACCAGGTGACCGAGCAGCTCTCGCGCGAGCCCTACCCCTTCCCGAGGCTCGACCTGAGGAGGGCGGGCTCGATCTTCGACTACGGCTTCGATGACGTCGTCATGGACGGCTACCGGCATCATCCGACGATCAAGGCGCCGGTGGCCGTATGA
- a CDS encoding dihydrofolate reductase: MTRIASIWAQDRRGVLGTGTGMLWRVPADFAHFKRSTMCCPLIMGRRSWEALGGALPGRTNIVLTRSPGYEAEGAAVVPTMDEALALARRIAASTAAPTIWIAGGAQVYADTMDLVDELVVTDLDLDVAALHPGEIVVRAPEIPAGTWAVDASRSDAEWAPKSGDARWRVTTYVRR, encoded by the coding sequence ATGACGCGGATCGCTTCGATCTGGGCGCAGGACCGGCGCGGCGTCCTCGGGACGGGCACGGGGATGCTCTGGCGCGTTCCCGCTGATTTCGCGCACTTCAAGCGCTCCACCATGTGCTGTCCCCTCATCATGGGGCGCCGCTCCTGGGAGGCTCTGGGCGGTGCGCTGCCCGGGCGCACGAACATCGTCCTGACGCGTTCGCCGGGCTACGAGGCCGAGGGCGCGGCCGTCGTGCCGACGATGGACGAGGCCTTGGCACTGGCGCGTCGCATCGCCGCTTCGACCGCTGCGCCCACGATCTGGATCGCGGGCGGCGCGCAGGTCTACGCGGACACGATGGACCTGGTGGATGAGCTGGTCGTCACGGATCTCGATCTTGATGTCGCAGCGCTTCATCCGGGCGAGATAGTGGTTCGGGCCCCCGAGATCCCGGCCGGGACCTGGGCCGTCGACGCCTCCCGCTCGGATGCCGAGTGGGCGCCGAAGTCGGGTGATGCCCGATGGCGCGTCACCACCTACGTTCGGCGCTGA